A genomic window from Streptomyces sp. WMMC940 includes:
- a CDS encoding aminoglycoside adenylyltransferase domain-containing protein — protein sequence MFTPFPELNALLTGFTHAVRDILGDTFVGAYVQGSFALGAGDPHSDCDFIVATTEPPRGAAETGLRRLHDGIPARPGFWTQHIEGSYADTASLRDVGGLGVPWLFCDHGHRELIWDTHCNSLHTRWILRNHGITLAGPPIADLVDEVPPDALRAAMRADLPEVLRGIRTWSSFDLAWTQRYTMTTYCRVLYSLHTGRVASKRGALEWACRNLEPRWRPLLTQVMDDRDRGWDPDDPPRPGSLDATYAFAAYAESFAG from the coding sequence ATGTTCACGCCTTTCCCGGAGCTCAATGCGCTCCTGACCGGCTTCACCCACGCGGTACGCGACATCCTCGGCGACACATTCGTCGGCGCCTACGTCCAGGGCTCCTTCGCACTGGGTGCCGGTGATCCGCACAGCGACTGCGACTTCATCGTCGCCACCACCGAACCTCCCCGGGGGGCCGCGGAGACGGGGCTCCGCCGTCTCCACGACGGGATCCCGGCCCGTCCGGGGTTCTGGACACAACACATCGAGGGCTCGTACGCGGACACCGCGTCTCTTCGGGACGTCGGTGGGCTCGGCGTTCCGTGGCTGTTCTGCGACCACGGGCACCGTGAGCTGATCTGGGACACCCACTGCAACAGCCTTCACACTCGTTGGATCCTCAGGAACCACGGCATCACGCTCGCCGGCCCGCCCATCGCGGATCTGGTGGACGAGGTGCCGCCGGACGCACTGCGCGCCGCCATGCGCGCGGATCTGCCCGAGGTGCTGCGGGGCATCAGGACCTGGTCGTCCTTCGATCTCGCGTGGACCCAGCGCTACACGATGACGACCTACTGCCGCGTGCTGTACTCGCTGCACACGGGGAGGGTGGCGTCCAAGCGCGGTGCCCTCGAGTGGGCGTGCCGGAACCTGGAACCGAGGTGGCGTCCACTGCTCACCCAGGTGATGGACGACCGCGACCGGGGCTGGGACCCCGACGACCCGCCCCGGCCGGGCAGCCTCGACGCCACGTACGCCTTCGCCGCGTACGCGGAGTCCTTCGCGGGCTGA
- a CDS encoding histidine phosphatase family protein, whose protein sequence is MGLRLTFLCASPVEGTRGPAFGDGPLDGRAANEKAALPPYSQAFRAPSARCAQTAEALGVAATPEEALRDIDHGTWSGRTHADIRAEDPHGLSAWLTDPDAAPHGGESVGRLCRRTASWLEALPDGAGRVLAITEASVVRAALVHALSVPARVFPHLDVPHRSAVTLTRCDGLWHAGVGDPEVPRQRASADGTTSAGTTAYAARR, encoded by the coding sequence ATGGGTCTGCGACTGACGTTCCTGTGCGCGTCCCCCGTGGAGGGAACCCGCGGTCCGGCGTTCGGGGACGGCCCCCTGGACGGACGTGCCGCGAACGAGAAGGCGGCCCTTCCGCCGTACTCCCAGGCCTTCCGGGCGCCGTCGGCCCGCTGTGCGCAGACCGCCGAGGCCCTCGGTGTGGCGGCGACACCCGAGGAAGCCCTGCGGGACATCGACCACGGCACCTGGAGCGGGCGCACACACGCGGACATCCGGGCGGAGGACCCGCACGGCCTCTCCGCCTGGCTGACGGACCCCGATGCCGCACCGCACGGCGGCGAGTCCGTCGGCCGACTGTGCCGCCGGACCGCCTCCTGGCTGGAGGCCCTGCCGGACGGCGCCGGGCGTGTGCTGGCGATCACCGAGGCGTCCGTCGTCCGGGCGGCGCTGGTCCACGCCCTGTCGGTACCCGCCCGCGTCTTCCCGCACCTGGACGTGCCGCACCGGTCGGCGGTCACCCTGACGAGGTGCGACGGCCTCTGGCACGCCGGAGTCGGCGACCCGGAGGTCCCACGGCAGCGGGCGTCCGCCGACGGCACCACCTCCGCCGGCACGACCGCGTACGCCGCTCGCCGGTAG